In Leuconostoc kimchii IMSNU 11154, one genomic interval encodes:
- a CDS encoding MFS transporter → MIQENRTTNNKNFIMMAILIATFMTSIETTIITTALPTIVSQLNGISLQSWVFATYLLLTAVTTPIYGKFADRIGRKPVFLTGLIIFTIGSFLCGVSNNMTILIIFRALQGIGAGAIMPITFTMIADLFDYQKRSKMLAMNNTAWGISALLGPLLGGYIVDKLSWHWVFFINVPIGILVILIISFKYKEKRKKHIKRPLDIKGILSLSGLLILVLTFFQTLSQANVSSIQMLVILFLIVMFVIAFIIFERQASDPIIPFTLFHNRLFSIQITTALLLSAIQIGFQTYFPMWLQSIYKTTATVAGLSVSPSPIFWLLSSFFVGTLVKRRSPKYITLPLIALMMVAYLPLLFIDSRFNQTIFFVISGITGVTLGITITMNTLVAQRIVPEESLGTASSMITLGRTLGQTLAAGTFGLVFNMSLNSGLKKHATVDQNMIDQSIKGVYQSPSIADEDTINQIILTGMHTVFSVALILFVIVLIVNLADRNREVIK, encoded by the coding sequence TTGATACAAGAAAATAGAACAACAAACAATAAAAATTTTATTATGATGGCTATCTTGATTGCAACGTTCATGACTTCGATTGAAACGACAATTATAACGACCGCATTGCCAACAATTGTCAGCCAACTCAATGGCATATCACTACAAAGTTGGGTATTTGCTACATATCTGTTACTGACAGCAGTCACGACACCTATTTATGGCAAATTTGCTGATCGAATTGGCAGAAAACCAGTATTTTTAACTGGTCTCATTATTTTTACAATTGGATCGTTTTTGTGTGGCGTATCAAACAACATGACTATACTAATCATATTTAGAGCTTTGCAAGGTATTGGTGCCGGTGCAATCATGCCTATTACGTTCACAATGATTGCAGATTTGTTCGACTATCAGAAACGATCAAAAATGTTGGCTATGAATAACACAGCTTGGGGGATATCAGCACTGTTAGGACCCTTGTTGGGTGGCTATATTGTTGATAAATTAAGTTGGCATTGGGTGTTTTTTATCAATGTACCAATTGGCATTCTTGTGATCTTAATCATTTCATTTAAATATAAGGAGAAGCGAAAAAAACATATCAAAAGGCCCTTAGATATTAAAGGTATTTTATCCTTATCAGGTCTTCTGATACTGGTTTTAACTTTTTTCCAAACATTAAGTCAGGCCAATGTTTCATCGATTCAAATGTTGGTTATTTTATTCCTAATTGTTATGTTTGTTATAGCGTTTATTATTTTCGAACGGCAGGCAAGTGACCCAATTATACCGTTCACGTTATTTCATAACAGGCTGTTTTCAATTCAAATCACGACAGCTTTATTGTTAAGTGCGATTCAAATAGGTTTTCAAACGTATTTTCCGATGTGGTTACAGAGTATTTATAAAACAACAGCCACTGTTGCTGGGTTATCGGTATCACCTAGTCCGATATTTTGGTTACTATCTTCTTTTTTTGTCGGCACACTTGTTAAACGTCGGTCACCAAAATATATTACTTTACCACTCATTGCATTGATGATGGTAGCCTATTTACCGCTTCTTTTTATTGATAGTCGCTTCAACCAGACAATTTTCTTTGTTATTTCTGGCATAACAGGCGTGACGTTAGGCATAACGATAACAATGAACACACTTGTTGCTCAGAGAATTGTTCCCGAAGAAAGTTTAGGCACTGCTTCATCAATGATCACTTTAGGTAGAACGCTAGGACAGACATTAGCTGCAGGGACTTTTGGTTTAGTATTCAATATGAGTTTAAATTCGGGATTAAAGAAACATGCCACTGTTGATCAGAATATGATTGATCAGTCTATAAAAGGCGTGTATCAATCGCCATCGATTGCAGATGAGGACACAATCAATCAAATCATCTTAACAGGCATGCATACAGTATTCAGTGTCGCGCTCATACTGTTTGTCATCGTTTTGATTGTTAATTTAGCAGATCGAAATCGGGAAGTAATTAAGTGA
- a CDS encoding dihydrolipoyl dehydrogenase family protein: protein MTKQYDYDVLYLGSGHGTFDGAIPLAQSGVKVGIIEADMIGGTCPNYGCNAKITLDAPVTLTRAAERLSGIVQGNLTIDWTQNEAHKEAVINELPDMIGGLLDQSGIDVIHGRGVFEDNHTIIVDGKAVTADKIVISTGLRPHRLDIPGTELAHDSRDFMALKTLPQKIAIIGSGYISMEFATIANAAGAEITVLMHGDRALRQFHAPYVDKVVTDLEQRNVTFVPNADVTAFEKHGDQTQVTYSDGQSLLVDWVLDASGRIPNVENIGLETIGVTYNQSGIPVNDYLQTNVDNIYASGDVLDKTQPKLTPTAIFESTYLFKQFSGQTKSPIQYPVVPSVVFTSPRIAQAGVLVADAEQGDYEVQQTDLTKDWYRQVDNETIADNTLIFDKQHHLIGVTEVSEQAENVVNTLLPAIEFKFGPDEIGRLIHLFPSISMATWGQL, encoded by the coding sequence ATGACAAAGCAATATGATTATGATGTGTTATATCTTGGTAGTGGGCATGGTACGTTTGACGGGGCGATTCCGTTGGCACAATCGGGTGTCAAGGTTGGCATCATTGAAGCTGATATGATTGGTGGCACGTGTCCTAACTATGGTTGCAATGCTAAAATCACACTTGATGCACCTGTAACATTAACGCGAGCAGCCGAGCGCCTATCGGGTATTGTTCAGGGAAATCTGACAATTGATTGGACGCAGAATGAGGCTCATAAGGAAGCGGTCATTAATGAGTTGCCGGATATGATTGGTGGGTTATTAGATCAGTCTGGTATCGACGTGATTCACGGACGTGGCGTTTTTGAAGATAATCATACAATCATTGTTGACGGTAAGGCAGTAACTGCTGACAAGATTGTCATTTCGACTGGGTTACGTCCGCATCGTTTGGATATTCCTGGTACGGAATTGGCACATGACAGTCGTGATTTCATGGCATTGAAGACTTTGCCACAAAAGATAGCCATTATTGGCTCGGGTTATATTAGCATGGAATTTGCGACCATTGCGAATGCAGCTGGTGCTGAGATTACTGTGCTCATGCATGGCGACCGTGCATTACGACAATTTCACGCGCCTTATGTTGACAAAGTCGTGACCGACTTAGAGCAACGCAATGTCACGTTTGTGCCAAATGCTGATGTCACTGCCTTTGAAAAACATGGGGATCAAACGCAAGTGACATATAGCGATGGTCAGTCTTTGTTAGTTGACTGGGTGTTGGATGCTTCAGGGCGAATCCCCAATGTAGAAAACATTGGTTTAGAAACAATTGGCGTCACTTATAATCAATCAGGTATTCCTGTCAATGATTATCTGCAGACAAACGTTGATAACATTTATGCATCAGGGGATGTGCTTGATAAAACGCAACCTAAGTTAACACCAACAGCTATTTTTGAATCGACGTATCTTTTCAAACAATTCTCTGGTCAAACAAAATCGCCAATTCAGTATCCTGTTGTACCCTCAGTTGTCTTTACGTCACCAAGAATTGCGCAAGCAGGGGTTTTGGTAGCAGATGCTGAACAAGGGGATTATGAGGTGCAACAGACCGACCTCACCAAAGATTGGTATCGTCAAGTTGACAACGAAACGATTGCTGATAACACGTTGATTTTTGACAAGCAACATCATTTGATCGGTGTGACTGAAGTCAGCGAACAAGCTGAAAATGTCGTTAATACGTTATTACCAGCCATTGAATTTAAGTTTGGACCAGATGAAATTGGTCGATTAATTCATTTATTCCCATCGATTAGTATGGCAACTTGGGGGCAGTTATAA
- a CDS encoding PadR family transcriptional regulator, with protein MAMKGREIILGILQSGPHTGYEINEILQTRLDHFFDATFGMIYPTLKKLEAEKLVTKQQVSQTDRPNKNIYTITAAGQAVFSKAINEPTSDEILKSDVLMRLYFSQDLPTEQVSEFLQEEIARKEAKLATLQSQLATWLADGMTDRQKITFDYGIAYYTATLEVLKSSQTKLLSSQKE; from the coding sequence ATGGCGATGAAGGGCAGAGAAATCATTTTGGGTATTTTACAAAGTGGGCCGCATACAGGTTATGAAATTAATGAGATTTTACAAACACGGCTAGATCATTTTTTTGATGCGACTTTTGGCATGATTTATCCCACCTTAAAAAAATTGGAAGCTGAAAAATTAGTCACCAAACAACAAGTATCACAAACTGACCGTCCTAATAAGAATATATATACCATTACAGCAGCTGGGCAAGCAGTATTTTCTAAAGCAATCAATGAACCTACGTCTGATGAAATACTTAAATCTGATGTTCTGATGCGACTTTACTTTAGTCAAGATTTACCAACCGAACAGGTATCAGAATTTCTTCAGGAAGAAATTGCACGTAAGGAAGCGAAACTAGCTACGTTGCAGTCACAATTGGCAACTTGGCTGGCAGATGGTATGACAGATCGACAAAAAATAACTTTTGATTATGGGATTGCTTATTACACAGCGACACTAGAAGTTTTAAAGTCTTCCCAAACAAAACTACTGTCATCACAAAAAGAGTGA
- a CDS encoding OsmC family protein, whose protein sequence is MAIRHLYHTEVENTAGLVGRVQTVTGDGLDVMTSGPLSTTPGTNPEQLLAAAFATCLNATIEAEEKRRQIPHKSIVRVGVDMAPDHEGFQFFVHAQVKIPQVNEQEALDILAIAEKRCPVSKLLAGSSNVDISLVDVFDLQ, encoded by the coding sequence ATGGCAATTAGGCATTTGTATCATACTGAGGTTGAAAATACAGCAGGCTTAGTTGGACGTGTGCAGACGGTTACCGGGGATGGGTTAGACGTGATGACGAGTGGCCCTTTAAGTACGACACCGGGAACTAATCCGGAGCAGTTATTGGCAGCAGCTTTTGCTACTTGCTTGAATGCGACGATTGAAGCCGAGGAGAAGCGGCGGCAAATACCGCACAAGAGCATTGTTCGCGTGGGTGTTGATATGGCACCAGATCATGAAGGATTTCAGTTTTTTGTTCATGCACAGGTGAAAATACCACAGGTTAATGAACAGGAGGCATTAGATATTTTAGCAATTGCTGAGAAACGGTGTCCGGTATCTAAACTATTGGCAGGTAGTTCGAATGTTGATATATCATTAGTGGATGTATTCGACCTACAGTAG
- a CDS encoding matrixin family metalloprotease produces MKISRIVKLIIVIVGITYLIQNPSKVAEGKVWVGNQVQQWVALFDKNTSLPNDQVSAEPGTVNTTTDHQDATHLNGAVWAKKTLNVYFDVAADQQPAYLQAWQQAFNNWNDVQVLTLVQVQNKNQADIVLTTENRGDTSQAGVAETRFLVNPVTGKKVMTHVVAKLNTHYLDDYTMARKINTAEHELGHALGLDHVSNRVSVMQPQGSDYGIQQSDVSQLQALYAH; encoded by the coding sequence GTGAAAATTTCTAGAATTGTTAAACTGATCATTGTCATCGTCGGTATCACGTATTTGATCCAAAACCCCAGTAAAGTGGCTGAAGGTAAGGTTTGGGTAGGTAATCAGGTTCAACAATGGGTGGCCTTGTTTGATAAAAATACTAGCCTACCAAATGATCAAGTAAGCGCGGAACCAGGCACCGTTAATACAACAACAGATCATCAGGACGCGACGCATTTAAACGGTGCAGTATGGGCAAAAAAAACGCTTAATGTTTATTTTGATGTCGCAGCTGACCAGCAACCTGCTTATTTGCAAGCCTGGCAGCAAGCATTTAACAATTGGAATGACGTTCAAGTGTTAACATTAGTGCAGGTGCAAAATAAAAATCAGGCGGATATTGTGTTAACAACTGAAAATCGTGGTGATACGTCACAAGCAGGTGTTGCCGAGACACGCTTTTTAGTTAACCCGGTTACTGGTAAAAAGGTCATGACTCACGTGGTAGCCAAACTAAACACGCATTATTTAGATGACTATACTATGGCACGCAAGATTAACACAGCAGAACATGAATTAGGTCATGCACTCGGGTTGGACCACGTTTCCAATCGTGTGTCTGTTATGCAGCCGCAAGGTTCTGATTATGGCATTCAACAATCTGATGTTAGTCAACTACAGGCACTGTATGCACACTAA
- the rbsD gene encoding D-ribose pyranase, whose protein sequence is MKKNGIINSQIAAVVADMGHMDWLAVGDAGTPVPKTVKKIDLSVVLGKPEFIDVLDAVLSELAVQKIYLAEEIKLENAAMLEKIYERFSQDVEIDFISHAQLKQQLKESKAFVRTGEATPFANIILESGVVF, encoded by the coding sequence GTGAAAAAAAACGGCATTATAAATTCTCAGATTGCGGCTGTGGTCGCTGATATGGGTCACATGGATTGGCTAGCGGTTGGAGATGCTGGGACACCGGTCCCAAAGACTGTAAAAAAAATTGATTTAAGCGTTGTACTTGGCAAACCAGAATTTATTGACGTGTTAGACGCTGTATTATCGGAATTGGCAGTTCAGAAAATTTATTTGGCGGAAGAAATCAAACTAGAGAATGCCGCGATGTTGGAAAAAATATATGAGCGATTTTCTCAAGATGTTGAGATTGATTTTATATCTCATGCCCAACTCAAACAACAGTTAAAGGAGAGCAAGGCATTTGTTAGGACTGGTGAGGCAACACCTTTTGCCAATATTATTTTAGAAAGCGGTGTGGTTTTTTGA
- a CDS encoding sugar ABC transporter ATP-binding protein, which yields MKIDMVGISKSFGNNHVLRDVNFHLGEAEVHALMGENGAGKSTLMNIMTGLLPLDSGQIMVNDESVAFKGPKDAEEHGISFIHQEMNNFSEMTVLENMFLNKEEKTSFGLIDDKSMRDQAENIFKTLNISYDLDAPIGSLSIGAQQMIEISKAMMTDAKVIIMDEPTAALTSSEIHALFETVNHLKSRGVSFIYISHRIEENMEIADKITIMRDGHTVSESNIVDTTVAEIVKNMVGRDIGEFYPDRHPKYGQNVLDVANFTSHDKFHDISFSVRQGEILGFSGLMGSGRTEVMRAIFGVDHRDSGNIKVDGAPVKIMKPADAIHQGLGFVTENRKDEGLILDFSVAENIIMPSLQELVKNHMIDEKVKTDFVDFLIKRLTVKTDGQDINVDRLSGGNQQKVVLAKWIGAGSKLLILDEPTRGVDVGAKREIYQLMNELTDRGVAIIMVSSDLPEVIAMSDRIAVMYEGGLMAIVDNSEHVQESDIMTLATGGRK from the coding sequence ATGAAGATAGATATGGTTGGTATTTCTAAGTCGTTTGGTAATAATCATGTTCTCAGGGATGTTAATTTTCATTTGGGAGAGGCCGAAGTGCATGCGTTGATGGGTGAAAATGGTGCCGGTAAGTCAACACTCATGAACATTATGACTGGTTTGTTACCCTTAGATAGTGGGCAAATCATGGTGAACGATGAGTCTGTGGCGTTTAAGGGGCCAAAAGATGCAGAAGAACACGGTATTAGTTTTATTCATCAAGAGATGAATAACTTTTCTGAAATGACCGTTTTAGAGAATATGTTTTTAAATAAGGAGGAAAAGACAAGTTTTGGTTTGATTGATGACAAAAGCATGCGTGATCAAGCGGAAAACATATTCAAAACGTTAAATATTAGTTATGATTTGGACGCGCCAATTGGTAGCTTAAGTATTGGCGCGCAACAAATGATTGAAATTTCAAAAGCGATGATGACTGATGCCAAAGTGATCATTATGGACGAACCAACGGCCGCTCTAACAAGTTCAGAAATACACGCGCTTTTTGAAACGGTGAATCATTTAAAATCACGAGGTGTGAGCTTTATTTATATTAGTCACCGTATTGAAGAAAATATGGAGATCGCAGATAAAATAACAATTATGCGAGACGGTCATACGGTCAGTGAGTCTAATATTGTGGATACAACTGTGGCTGAAATTGTTAAAAACATGGTAGGACGTGATATTGGTGAATTCTATCCTGATCGACACCCAAAGTACGGGCAAAATGTGCTTGATGTTGCTAATTTTACCAGTCATGATAAATTTCACGATATTAGCTTTTCTGTTCGTCAAGGTGAAATATTGGGTTTCTCAGGCCTAATGGGGTCTGGGCGTACTGAGGTCATGCGCGCTATCTTCGGCGTAGATCATAGAGATTCAGGCAACATCAAGGTTGACGGTGCACCAGTCAAGATTATGAAACCAGCCGATGCCATTCATCAAGGGCTTGGGTTTGTCACAGAAAATAGAAAAGATGAAGGGTTAATCTTAGATTTCTCAGTAGCAGAAAATATCATTATGCCGAGTTTACAAGAATTGGTCAAAAATCATATGATTGACGAAAAAGTTAAGACAGATTTTGTTGACTTTTTGATAAAACGTTTAACCGTTAAAACTGATGGGCAGGATATTAATGTTGACCGTTTATCTGGTGGTAATCAACAAAAAGTTGTCTTGGCCAAGTGGATTGGTGCGGGTAGTAAATTATTGATTTTAGATGAGCCAACACGTGGTGTTGACGTTGGTGCTAAAAGAGAAATCTATCAATTGATGAATGAATTAACTGATAGAGGTGTGGCAATCATTATGGTGTCTAGTGATCTGCCAGAAGTTATTGCTATGAGTGACCGTATTGCGGTGATGTACGAAGGCGGGTTAATGGCAATTGTTGACAACAGTGAGCATGTTCAAGAGTCAGACATTATGACACTTGCTACAGGAGGAAGAAAATAA